The following is a genomic window from Nicotiana tabacum cultivar K326 chromosome 3, ASM71507v2, whole genome shotgun sequence.
AATTATGAAATACCAAGAATGCCTCATGACAGGCAGGCATGTTGACGGGGTCCTGCCTGCTATTCCCTCATCTAAGAAGTAGGAATTTAATAggataaattaaattaaatgaaaaaaaacaaatggTGCTTAAGCATATACTGTATAGATCTTCCTTTTGGGTGTTACTTTAGTACTAAAATTATTACATTACGCCCAAAAAGAGTATAATATTCTTCTTTTGTATTGGAAGATATAAttcttcaaattttaatttattgTATGGTAGATATTTGTATTATTTCATCTTATAACAATTTAAACTTTGACAATTATTCTGTTAATTTAAATACTACTCCTCTTAGCTAACAAATTATTTGTGGTTTTACCTTTCTTCTCCCATAGCATTTTCAGAGGTcttgtaaaaatgaaagaacaaaaaaaaaagaatgaaaaaattatactttatagccgctgtaaaaataatagccaaaaaaaatataaaaaatttgtatatatacatattctGTATGATATATACAAAaactatataaattttatacatttttttggctaacaaatataaatagtttttggCGCGGGCTAAAAGTTATAATTTTCCAAATGAATCTTGTGATTTAATGGGCCTTACGTGGCTCGAAGCCGAACGAGCAAATTTCATTTGTAGCCATCTGGGAAAAACTAATGACAATAGCTAGTCACAAAATAAATCATACAATTAACAgcccaaaactaattaaaaggcTAGCTCAAGACCAATGCCACTCAAAACCCTAACTTCCTTCTTCCTCAGAGATCATACGCATTTTCCTTAGTCGAAGAAGTCGTTGTCAATTGCGGTCCTCTTGACTCCAACAGCGAACTAAATTGCCCATTAGTCATACCAATCGCTCTACAACAGTTCTGATCAAAAGCTGGAATTGCAGGTATACCAAATGGCTCTGGCTTTGGATTTATTATCTGATCAGGTTTAGAAGATGAAACTGAAGACAACGTCGTTGAGGAGGGAAATTTTCTTATTAGATGAAGTTGTGTTCTTACGAGAACCACCACCAACTGAAATATTCCTAAGAGTACCACCTTTGGTCCAATACCTACGACAACTTTTACAAAAGTGAAGTGGTTGTGAAAGATTATAATTGTTGTAATAACATAATTTTGTGGTTGGTGAATCACATCTTTGTAACACCCCCGACTTTAGACAGAGTCCCAcatcggcaaaacacaagaggaatgctgggtatataagttaacaagccttagaccctaaTGACGCATTTTAAACCCGGGAAGGCCTCGGCCCAAAAAGGACAATATCACTAGGGGACTGGGCTATTaaagatggtatcagagccactcttGTGTCAGCCTTGCCGATTGTGGGTTAGAGTTCAACTGAGTTTTGGCAAATCCCGGTTAGGCGGGGCAAACCTCAGTGCTGAGTCTGGGCGAAGCCCATGCAGTGGGGCAAACCTCAGCGAAGAAGCTGAGTCCATAAGAAGGGGTGTATGTAACACCCCAGATTTTAGACGGAGTCCCACATCGACAAAACACAAGAGAGatgttgggtatataagttaacaagcgtTAGACCTCTAGTGACGTATTTTTAACCCGTAAAGGCCTACGCCCGAAGCGGACAATACCACTAGCGGGCTGGGTTGTTAAAATCTTGGACATTTCAAGTGTTCTTGCTCTGGAAATTGTGGTTTTATTTGTGTATAAATTGATGAATCTTGCACATTTAATTTTCTCTTTAGCCTATAAAAATTCAGTCTTTTTGAAATAAACCAAGTGAATTAGTAGCATTAAAACCAAAAAATTTGGTTCTTAGTAGTATTGAAACAAAAATTTGTATAgtgaatatatacaaaaatagactgttattatacaaaaaatatactaaatagaccgTCACTATTTAAGCTTAGTTTAGTAGTGAATTAgtagtattaaaataaaaattatacaaaaatagactgtcactatataatttatatacaatcgactgtcactatacaaaatatatactaaatagactgtcactatacaaaaactatacaaaatatactatcactatacaaaatatatataaaatagactgtcactacacaaaatatatataaaatagactgtcactatacaaaaatatactaaatagactgtcacaatacaattaatatacaaaatagacgGTCATCATagaaaatatatactaaatagactatcattatacaaaaaaatatacaaaatatactatcactatacaaaatagactatcactgtacaacaaatatacaaaatagactgtcactgtacaacaaatatacaaaatagaccgtCAATATATAAAATAGCCATTTCGGACGAGGGTAGTTTTCTCAAACCGAACAATCGTGACTCTAATGTGATCTGTTTTAATGCGATTATTGAATATGAGAAACAAAAAAAGAATCACATACgaatgtaaaaattgcacggggcgccctatttggtcgcccccactTAATCTAtactcatttttaattttttttttaacttgtacccactttttaaataattttatccccctttctcctcctccttctcctgctcaaagttttatcttttctttttccagaaGTAAGGTTCATGCAAATGCCTACTCTTAGGCATTTACATTTCCATTACACCACGATCTTTATTTATAGATACTATTTAGATCTGCATCAGCTTAACCACCTCATTTCTAAGTGGAGATACCTTTTAAGTCCGCTATGATCTTATGCTTATTTTCTATTAATATTATCTGCTGTGATAGCTGACTGTTTCTTTGTTTTGAGATACTGAATCTTTACATATTAAGTCTTGCAACATCCgagtttatttttaaaaaaaaaatattcttattGTTGTGGAAGTGATATTGCTTTACATTTTAAAAATCTAACTCTTTCTCTGTTTGTTTTATTTAAAGGCCGAAGTTtatcaattacaaacaaaaactttatctctagagctaaagttcgacagttacaaaacaaaaatttcagctctgaagttcgctagttacaaaaaaaacttcagcaaataaagaacaaaatttcagctactatgcttaagttcaacaattataaataaaaacttcggcacacttggttcagcacacttactatctactagaatgctgaagttttgcgtaaTTGTTTTTGCTACTTCaaccccgtatgctgaagttacgcgaaaaaataggtacgtttgcaattttttttgcaaagcgggcacaagttaaaacgtgacccaaaaaacaggtatagatgcaaatgccccataAGATTGGAGCTTAGAAAAATTTCGGCTTGTAATTGTTTGGCCCAACTTGGAACCGTTATGCTTCGCTAAACTCGCAACAATGTAATAGTTTGATCTAGTATTAATGAATATAAGGAAGAATTACATTCTTTGTCACTTGCCCAACAGTTTAACCGGAAATGACTCAGGTTTGAAGCTCTTACCTTTTTTGTATAAGGTTGTACATGACCTCAAAGAATCTTTTCGTCATTTAGCCCAATATTAAAGACTCAGTTCCTCCACAATCCATAGCCCACCTAAGCTTCTTGATAGAGATttttttccttcctatacaatatttgaaacttatttaccaaaattgttCAAGTTTTATATATTATCCGCGCTAAATAAGTTTTTCttataatttatatacagtcaATTATCAATGTCTTAACTTGAGGGATCCAGTTACAcgtacttttttctttttctcctattTCCTATCCTCCAGCCAACCAGTGATGTTGTAACTTTGGTACTAATTTCCATACCAAAATTCAACCAAATTGCTCTAATCAAACCCCACATTCTGATACCTAAACAACAATTAATCTAAATacccaataaaaaaaatatattcccaGCTACGTGATGCACATATTTCTAAATTTTTGAACAAGAAAGTGTTGACCCTCAACATAGTAGAAAACCAAGAAGTTGCCCAGATTCAGACCATGTTCACATGAAAATTTAGGCCATCTCAGGTGTGAAACAATCGACCAaacatttgggggggggggggtaccgAAAAGAATTTGCAAAAGCTAAAACTAAGAAATAACACAAAATCGACACATAACTCAAATGCTAGGATAAAGAAAAAGGTTAAGGACCATATCCTTAGAAGTCTTTTGAGTACTGTATGGTACATTTGCTTATTGTAATCAGAGAAAataacttgttatatttctattCATGAATACAAGAGATTTATACACTTACGCTAGACTCTATCAAAgaaactaaatcaaacaaaatgAAGGCAAATATTCCAAGGATCAGCTCCTATAATTGAGTCATCTCTTTATGGAAAGTAATTTATTTACGTCTCATTAATTATTTTGTAACACTTATAAAACAAATGCCAAGGCGTCTTTATGATACATGTACAACAAATACTACTAAAAACAAAGTATATACATGTAATTATACAATATacaatttatttataaattatctACCACTTTCATACATCATTCTTACCCAAGTAAATACAACTACAACCTCATACAACTTAAAATAAtcttgatacatatcaacaactttatgtaaaaatatagtatttataacttaaatacaaattacAACGATTCATaaattatacaactatttttcaactttcatataacattcaaataaaaatatatataactacaacagaatacaacttaaatacaatttacatacaactttaatacaatttcgtaagtataatgtatgtcatgtgttcttcttcctcctcctcctcctcctactccttcttcttcttcttcttcttcttcttcttcttcttcttcttcttcttcttcttctttttgttcttcttcttcgagtttcaatccgaaactcagccaaaatcaagtgtaATATTtaccaaacaccttcaaaattgagatataaactccaaagaattttcaattatttgcaacaatacCCAAACCAAACAAACAACAGCTTTTGAAAACTCAAGTTTTCTCAAAgctttaaagctttttaatggttgtcaatggtggagaatcaaacacctttaaattttattgattgacaattttaaTTCGAACAACAATTGTACAATGTGAAGGAAATTGctaaaaaagagaggaaaaaaagcAGAGAAAAAACGAATAAAGAAAATtgggaaaagaacaaagaaagagagatagagagagacgaagacgaggagagagaaagagagagagaaggggagagagaaagagagatggAGAGATAGAGAGCAGAGATGAGAAATAATAAATCTCTATTGAATTcttaatataaagggatactcactAATACTAATTGTATATAACTGGTAAATTATATATGcccatgtaattaagttaaaattgATTGAGGGGAGGGGgaggagggtaataaagttttaTATGTAGTATGGGAAGGTAAAAATCCCTTCTTGATATCACTCTTTTATGCGTATTCTGCCTTATCATATAAGTGCACTTCAACTCCAAGTGCGAAGCTGAATCTTTGAACAAGATTTGAAGTTGTTCAGTTACGAATTTGCCTCATCCTTGCTACTAGGTTTAGTATTCTCTTCCTTCTACTGTATATAATCATAAAGCATCCATTATTGGAGCTCAAGTTTTCAAATCTAAAACttgattaattaaaagaaaaaattccaGTAAAGGctgaagctttaagtttgaacCACATCTGATCTAAGATTTGAGATTAATTTTAAAATGAGTATTATTGGGATAAGATTTGAGATTAATTTTAAAATGAGTATTATTGGGTTTACTTGAAAATGTCATTGGGTATTGTTCAAATCAATTGAAAATATCAAGAGGATTTCAAAACTTAAATTTGAAGTGACTTGGAGCATATTTGAGCTAGATTTAAGTCAAATTTCAGAAGAggctaaaaaagaagaagaaaagaagtaccCGTGAAGATCCATTGATAAGATTCATTTGTATAACAATGTATAAAGTTGTATAATAGTATATGTTCTCTTACACAGTATTATACCAAGTTGATACATTATTTACAGGTATTTGGTAGATTActaactttcttcttcttctttgatgaTTTTAGCGTTAAAATTGAAGTGTAAAAGTGGTTAAAAGGTGTTTTCTCTGTAAACGTATGTAATTGTTGTTTATACACAATTATAAaacataaatatattatttaaacaTTATAAATACAAGTGTCTATATattgtataaatatatataagtgtgtataattttgtataattttatatatacaaGTGTATAAGAATGTACAAAGGCGAAATTaaatttttttgtgttttcttaccttttctCAAGCTGGACAACCTCCTTTACTTGTTTATAAAGTTATTCTCCATTTTGGGTTAAACTCTATTAATGGCACCATTGAAGAAAAAAATGAATAAGTAATATCTAGAAATGATGTGTGTATCAGAAGGAATTATGATATGTTCTATCACTAACAAAGCAATAAAGCTgccaaatttatttttatttgtttgtttatatttgaATGTATATTTTACTAATTGTTTAATCGAGTTCTTCTATATTTATATTCATATACTAGATGTTTAGTAATTATTTAATTGAAACCCAACAAATTCTCTGCCACTAGCAAAGGAAAAATGCTaccagtttttttttctttcattatctttttatatttaaatatatttttattaattgtcTCATAAAGTTCATATAGTAAAATACGGATTTTGGTAGGAGATAAGTACATAAGCTCTCCTCAATAATAGGAATGTTGAATAGCATTGACCACAAGAAATGCTGATTGTATGAAAAATGCTGGGTTTTTTGGATTTGGGCCTATTGTTTTTGGGCTATATATTTACAAAGTTATAACTGAAATACTCAGTTGCAATGTGggggaagtgcacggttagccactaataaTACATGTATTTACTTATAAGCCACTGTTTAAAATATTTTAGTCTTTAGctactgctttaataaactttacctGTCCGGACGAAAACACCCTTCTCCTcataaagttcaggaccaagtatccttaacttttgaacttgcaactctaagttcaatactgcatgtccttaacttttgaacttgcaacTTTAAGTTTAGGACTTCAgaactacatgtccttaacttttgaacttgaaactcgaaGTTCGTGACcacctgtccttaatttctgtgcttgtaactctaagttaatgactacttgtccttaacttttgaacttgtaagtctaagttcaggacctattgtccttaacttttgagcttgttagtctaagttcaagaccaagtgtccttaacttttgaacttgtaactgtaagttcaggaccaagtgtccttaacttttgagcttgttagtctaagttcaggacctattgtccttaacttttaagcTTGTTAGTCTAGGTTCAGGaactattgtccttaacttttgggcttttTAGCCTATGTTCAGTACccattgtccttaacttttgagtttgttagtctaagttcaagaCTTCAGGccttattgtccttaacttttgaacttgtaactgtaagtttaggacctattgtccttaatttTCATTTTGAAATTTAGGAAACTTCTGGTTCTTAATTAAGATCTCTTGTTTaccttatttctttttttaattgcTACTAATTAAGACTCTATTTTAGAGTACGTTCTAGACCAAAGAAAGCATAAACTACAAACCAAGTAGCAAACCAGATAGAAAAGCTTGAGATTTCTTAAGAGTGCAGTATCTCTCATTTGGTCGATGTTGAGTTGTATAGTTTGTCACCAAATTCccaagaaagaaagagagagagagatggaaCTAGGTTGGCTAGTGAGATGAGCTCATCTGGTCGATCTCGAGGAGGAGAAAAGGAATAAAGAGCAAGGACTTTTGACACTGAAGCAAAGAAGATGTGCTGGGCCAATGCGGGGTCAAAAGAAAGGGTAATattgtcttttcatattaattttaatagaccaGTGGCTAATTTTGCTCAACATTAAAAATGCtagataaaaagtaaataccactttaaaaagtgGCTACACCACGCAATTTTTACTTGCAATGTATGTGTATAGGTTGTActaaatagcacggtatagcagttttcggactggttattcaaaaatagccagcgtttaccaaatcaatgaaaaatagccattattttgttgcaacagagaccggtccaacataatatactggagttcggtacACCTGTGTAtcaactccaacatattatgctggaccggtatactttgctggctctagtgctccaaactccagtatattatgctggaccggtatacttgctggaactccagtatattatgctggagttctagtgtacttatgctggaactccatcatattatgctggagttccagcatacttatcctggaactccagtataatatgctggagttcaagcatacttatgctggaactccagtataatatactagagttcaagtatacttatgctggaactccagtataatatactgacgtattttccgggttttgaacagtgttttttctcagatttatctttaaataaaaaagtggttaaatttcgattacttttgaaattgagcTATTTTAGAACGATCAGTTGTAaatttgactatttttgaatttttgtaacTATCCTTTAATATAAGTATTCCCGTTTAGCCCAAAAAAAGAAGAGGTCTTGATATgttattttgctttctttttctcctcTTAGTAAGTAATGCACTTAGCTTCCTGAATTCATCTTCTGCATCGGCACCAATGAAATCGAAACCTAGATAAATTTCTCCTTTAATATTTGACTAATTATGTGGTTAAATTTGGCAATTCTCTTCCATAGCAGCATCCAGAAATTTCATGCTTCTAGGGCCTAGCCCCTAGCTATGAAGTTAACACAAATACattccttttctctcttttttcctaaATCTTTGTGATAATGAAGTCGGTCTCAAGAGAGGCACGTGGCCAGCATACGACATCTCTAATATCAGACACcacagaaaaaaagaaaaataaaataaaaacactaATCTGCTTTTATAAGCAAATCGTATGTACGTATATttccaaaagaaaaggagagtaaAAAACCCAAACTTTTATATTTGCCTTCTCATCCTTGTTCTCTCTATCTTCCAACAACTCCTAAGCATCAGCTATGGCTTCTCTTCTCACGAACGGGATCTCAAGCTTCTGTCCTCAACACATCACTGAACAACCTAAACTCTCAAAAGGGTCTAACTTTCTGCTAAAATCACCTGCCCCCAGATGTCCAAATTCAGCTAATTTCAAGATTAGAGCTGCTGATGTAAGCTATGATGTCATGGCCCCAGGTAAAGAATCATCTTTTTCAACCTCAAATGAAGACGACCCACTTCAGAAATTCTTGAAAAGAGACTATAAGTGGGGTTTCAATGAaaaaattgaatctttttcactgcCTAAAGGTCTTTCTGAGGAAACTATAAGGTTAATTTCTTCAAGAAAGAATGAGCCTGATTGGATGCTTGAGTacaggttgaaatcttatgagaAATTTGTTAAGATGAAAGAGCCTAAATGGTCTGATAATAAGTACCCTGaaattaattttcaagatatTGTTTATTATTCAGAacctaaaaagaaaccaacttTGAATAGTCTTGATGAGGCTGACCCTGAGCTTGTTAGgtattttgataaattgggtgTGCCTTTGAATGAAAGGAATCGTTTAGCAAATGTTGCTGTTGATGCTGTTCTTGATAGTGTTTCTATTGCCACTACTCATAGGAAGACTTTAGAGAAATCTGGtgttattttttgttctatttctGAGGCTATTAGGGAGCATCCAGATTTAGTCAGGAAGTATTTGTTTAGAGTTGTGCCCCCTGAAGATAATTTTTACGCGGCTCTTAATTCAGCTGTGTTTAGTGATGGGTCATTTGTGTATATACCCAAGAACACCAAGTGTCCTATGCAAATATCTACTTATTTTAGAATAAATGCAATGGAGACTGGGCAATTCGAGAGGACTTTGATTGTTGCGGATGAAGGGAGTTTTGTGGAGTATTTAGAAGGGTGTACAGCACCTTCATATGATACGAATCAGTTACATGCTGCTGTTGTGGAATTGTATTGCCATGAAGGTGCAGAGATTAAGTACTCCACCGTGCAGAATTGGTATGCGGGGGATGAGGAAGGTAGAGGAGGGATTTATAATTTTGTTACAAAGAGGGGACTTTGTGCTGGGGCTCGATCGAAGATATCATGGACACAAGTGGAGACGGGCTCAGCTATTACTTGGAAGTATCCAAGTGTTGTGTTAGAGGGTGATGAATCGGTTGGTGAATTCTATTCTGTGGCATTGACCAACAATTATCAGCAGGCAGATACAGGAACGAAGATGATACACAAAGGGAAGAATACTAGGAGTAGGATTATTTCAAAGGGTATTTCAGCAGGACATTCTAGAAATTGTTACAGAGGACTAGTTCAGGTCTTATCAAATGCAGAGAATGCTCGGAATTCCTCCCAGTGTGATTCAATGCTCATCGGTGATAATGCTGCAGCCAACACTTATCCATACATTCAGGTAAATTGCTCTCTGTGATTCTGTGACAACTATGTACTTTTCAAGGTAGAGAGCTACTTCTCATAGTGCAGGAGCAATGTATTTAAGCTACTACCCCTAGCCAAGATCTCTCCAATTCCAGttatagaaaaggaaaaaaaaaagggggggtggggtggggtggggttgtCCACCTTGAAATTAGTATCATTCCACAGGAGCAGAGAAGGATAGGCTCTATAAATGTACAGCACTGTAGTTAGTTTCTTTTCTAGAATAGCTGTTAAAACAAGTTAATAAGGTCTATGCTGGGAAGTCGGCTTGGAAATCTTTGAGCTGTCCGGCAGGTCACAGTCTCTCTTTCCTTGTTGAGTCGTACGCTACTTGTCGAGGTCAAAATGAAAAGAGGGATggttttatgtgtgtgtgtgtgggggggggggggggttcctgCTTGCATTCATTTGACGTTGATTGCCATGAGAAGATGTGTTGTTTTAACTTTTAATATGTCCATAAAATCTGTGTTGGATGAAAAGCAGCTACCATGGTATCCCTGTGCATGATTACTGTGGGTGTGTTCTGATTTTTCTGGAACTGAATTAAGCGTTGGCTGGAATTGTATTAAGCCTCAGTTGCCGAAGATTAATGTTTACTTCTGCACAGAGACGATACTAATAGAAATTGTAATGGATGTGATGTATGTTTTAACAAGCGTCAAACTGCATGCTCATCTGTTTGAATCACTAATCTTTGTATTTCGTCCATATGAAGTACATTAGTAATGAATGTAGTCTAACTCGGTGGCCTTCGATAACCATCTTAAATTTTGTTAACTCTAAGAATCTTCACCTGCATTAAATTCTGAATGTGATAGTTTTCTAGTAAAATGCCACAGGAAACGCGCTCCCATCCCCTGCGATTTGTTGGGGAAACTAATACAAACTAATATTCCAAAGCAGTCTATATGCTCTTATATTCTTGATTGGATTACCCTATCCGTCTTTCTACTCTTTTAGGATCTCTCAGAAAGCTTCTGTGGTTTCTATGTAGAAATAGATTAGTACATAGGGATCAAAAGAAACGAACATTTTGTTTCTGTTTGGTGTGGCTTTTAAGCTCCAAGTGTGATGCTACATGAATTTGATAGTAATCGCTGGTAACTGGAATTGGTAAGATTAAATTAAACACATTGTTATGAATTGTCATTTTGATCATGCCTTGTCGTGGATGCTCTTGCTACATGTCTATATGATACTCCGGCACTAGTTGGAACACAGATCAGTTTGATTGAGAACTCGGATCATTTTGGTCAATATCCCTGTTGTATTTTGAATTTTCCATCTCTGTATTTACATATGTCATTACTTTGACAGGCCAAAAACCCCTCTGCTCGGATAGAACATGAAGCTACCACTTCAAAGATTGGTGAAGATCAGTTGTTTTACTTCCAGCAGAGAGGAATCGACTATGAGAAAGCAATGGCTGCAATGATTTCTGGATTTTGCCGAGATGTTTTCAATGAACTTCCTGATGAATTTGGTGCTGAGGTGAACCAACTAATGAGCTTGAAGCTTGAAGGATCTGTAGGTTAAGCAcactttttatttggtcaataaAGTTGATTGCTGGTGTGAAAATTTTGCACTTTGTAGCCAATTAATTTGTCATCTGTAAAAGTTGTAACagtatcatacaaacttattgttATATACGCTTATGTAAATAGTGTATTGGCTTCTCATCCCATTTTTATCCATCTTAAGAGTTCCATGGCTTCAAATTTATGGTGCTCGAGAAAGTTCCTTAATTCAATTAAAAATAGATAGAAGGGAGAATATGCTTTAGAATATTTATTCTTGACTATTGTTTTCGTAATTATATCAAGCAAGGGATAATGTCCTAGAAAGTGGAGCCTTGGTATAACTGGTAAAGTTACTGTCATGTGATCAAGAAATCATGGGTACAAGCCGTGAcggcctcttgcagaaatgcagggtaagattgCATGTAGTGTTTAAAAAGGCGTT
Proteins encoded in this region:
- the LOC107799048 gene encoding iron-sulfur cluster assembly SufBD family protein ABCI8, chloroplastic-like, whose product is MASLLTNGISSFCPQHITEQPKLSKGSNFLLKSPAPRCPNSANFKIRAADVSYDVMAPGKESSFSTSNEDDPLQKFLKRDYKWGFNEKIESFSLPKGLSEETIRLISSRKNEPDWMLEYRLKSYEKFVKMKEPKWSDNKYPEINFQDIVYYSEPKKKPTLNSLDEADPELVRYFDKLGVPLNERNRLANVAVDAVLDSVSIATTHRKTLEKSGVIFCSISEAIREHPDLVRKYLFRVVPPEDNFYAALNSAVFSDGSFVYIPKNTKCPMQISTYFRINAMETGQFERTLIVADEGSFVEYLEGCTAPSYDTNQLHAAVVELYCHEGAEIKYSTVQNWYAGDEEGRGGIYNFVTKRGLCAGARSKISWTQVETGSAITWKYPSVVLEGDESVGEFYSVALTNNYQQADTGTKMIHKGKNTRSRIISKGISAGHSRNCYRGLVQVLSNAENARNSSQCDSMLIGDNAAANTYPYIQAKNPSARIEHEATTSKIGEDQLFYFQQRGIDYEKAMAAMISGFCRDVFNELPDEFGAEVNQLMSLKLEGSVG